Proteins from a genomic interval of Neisseria arctica:
- a CDS encoding heavy metal-binding domain-containing protein, producing the protein MLKTTTPTIEGREIAEYLDIVVGEAILGSNIFKDILGSIRDVVGGRSGAYEREMRNARETAFAEMEEYARKLGADAVVGVDIDYEVIGQSGSMMMMVSVSGTAVKLK; encoded by the coding sequence ATGTTGAAAACCACCACGCCCACTATTGAAGGCCGCGAGATTGCCGAATATTTGGATATTGTTGTCGGAGAAGCTATTTTAGGCAGCAATATTTTCAAAGATATTTTGGGGTCTATTAGAGATGTTGTCGGTGGCCGCTCCGGTGCTTATGAACGTGAAATGCGTAATGCGCGTGAAACTGCTTTTGCGGAGATGGAGGAGTATGCCCGTAAGCTGGGTGCGGATGCCGTGGTCGGAGTGGATATTGATTATGAAGTTATCGGCCAAAGTGGTTCGATGATGATGATGGTGAGCGTGAGTGGCACGGCAGTGAAGCTCAAGTAA
- the pssA gene encoding CDP-diacylglycerol--serine O-phosphatidyltransferase, which produces MSTENSNSPDFSRRAKLRQNSIYLLPNAFTIAALFSAFFAITQAMHGHYETAAVAVFIAMLLDGMDGRVARWTNSQSAFGEQLDSLADMVSFGLAPALIAYKWQLWQFGKIGYSVAFIYCACAALRLALFNTLIGKVDKRWFIGIPSPTAAALVVGLIWVNHSYESLPGVKWFCLLITLFAGLSMVVQIPFWSFKEINVRRKVPFVAMILAMLLLLVVAMEPSLVLFLFFLGYSLSGYVMFGYKWWKQRQ; this is translated from the coding sequence ATGTCAACGGAAAATTCTAATTCCCCCGATTTCAGCCGCCGCGCCAAGCTTCGGCAAAACAGCATTTATCTGTTACCAAATGCTTTTACGATAGCGGCGTTGTTTTCGGCATTTTTCGCCATTACTCAAGCTATGCACGGTCATTATGAAACGGCAGCAGTTGCAGTGTTTATCGCTATGCTGCTTGACGGGATGGATGGTCGTGTGGCACGTTGGACCAATAGTCAAAGTGCGTTTGGTGAGCAGCTTGACAGTTTGGCTGATATGGTAAGTTTCGGATTGGCTCCGGCGTTGATTGCTTATAAATGGCAACTTTGGCAGTTTGGTAAAATCGGCTATTCGGTTGCGTTTATTTATTGCGCATGTGCGGCTTTGCGTTTGGCATTATTTAATACGCTGATCGGTAAGGTGGACAAGCGTTGGTTTATTGGTATTCCCAGCCCGACTGCCGCGGCATTGGTGGTAGGGTTGATATGGGTTAACCATAGTTATGAAAGTTTGCCCGGCGTTAAGTGGTTCTGTTTATTGATTACATTGTTTGCCGGTTTGTCGATGGTGGTGCAGATTCCGTTTTGGAGTTTCAAAGAAATCAATGTACGCCGGAAAGTTCCCTTTGTAGCGATGATTTTGGCCATGTTGTTGCTGTTGGTAGTGGCAATGGAGCCTTCTTTAGTGCTGTTTCTGTTTTTCTTGGGCTATAGTTTGTCGGGCTATGTGATGTTTGGCTACAAATGGTGGAAGCAGCGCCAATAA
- the gcvT gene encoding glycine cleavage system aminomethyltransferase GcvT has protein sequence MTTLKTTPFYSAHQEAGGKLVDFAGWQLPVNYGSQIVEHEAVRTDAGMFDVSHMLVSDIRGAQAKAWLQKLLANDVAKLGFVGKALYSAMLNENGGVMDDLIVYRANEAETAYRIVSNAATREKDLAQFAKVGEEFGIEITPRYDLAMLAVQGPKAIEKLLTVKPEWSDTVNNLKVFQGADLGNDWFVARTGYTGEDGVEVILPGSEAPAFFNALRAAGVQPCGLGARDTLRMEAGMNLYGHDMDDDTSPLQAGMGWTVDLKDETRDFVGKSALVALKEKGVDVKQVGLLLEKGGVLREGMEVVTEFGKGITTSGVFSPSLKQSIAIARVPKDTGDTAKVILRGKEVDVRVLKLPFVRNGQKQFD, from the coding sequence ATGACTACCCTGAAAACCACCCCTTTTTATTCTGCCCACCAAGAGGCAGGCGGCAAGCTGGTTGATTTTGCCGGCTGGCAGCTGCCTGTAAACTATGGTTCCCAAATTGTCGAACATGAAGCCGTGCGCACAGATGCCGGTATGTTCGATGTTTCACATATGCTGGTTTCCGATATTCGTGGTGCGCAAGCCAAAGCGTGGCTGCAAAAACTGCTCGCTAATGATGTGGCCAAACTGGGTTTTGTCGGAAAAGCCCTGTATTCTGCCATGCTGAATGAAAACGGCGGTGTGATGGATGATTTGATCGTGTACCGCGCCAACGAAGCCGAAACTGCCTACCGCATCGTATCCAATGCCGCTACCCGAGAAAAAGACTTGGCACAATTTGCCAAAGTGGGCGAGGAATTCGGTATCGAAATCACTCCCCGTTACGATTTGGCCATGTTGGCCGTGCAAGGTCCTAAAGCCATTGAAAAACTGCTGACGGTTAAACCGGAGTGGTCAGATACCGTTAACAACCTCAAAGTATTCCAAGGTGCCGATTTGGGTAACGATTGGTTTGTCGCCCGCACTGGTTATACGGGAGAAGACGGCGTGGAAGTGATTTTGCCCGGTAGTGAGGCTCCCGCATTTTTCAATGCTTTACGTGCAGCAGGCGTACAGCCTTGCGGCTTGGGCGCACGCGATACATTGCGTATGGAGGCAGGTATGAATCTTTACGGCCACGACATGGACGACGACACCAGTCCGCTACAAGCAGGTATGGGTTGGACGGTTGACCTGAAAGATGAAACCCGCGATTTCGTCGGTAAATCCGCATTGGTGGCTTTGAAAGAAAAAGGCGTGGATGTAAAACAAGTTGGCCTGCTGCTGGAAAAAGGCGGTGTATTGCGCGAAGGTATGGAAGTCGTTACCGAGTTTGGCAAAGGCATTACCACCAGCGGCGTATTCTCGCCCAGTCTGAAACAATCTATCGCCATTGCCCGCGTACCTAAAGATACGGGTGATACCGCCAAAGTAATTTTGCGAGGAAAAGAAGTGGATGTGCGCGTTTTGAAACTGCCGTTCGTGCGTAACGGGCAGAAGCAGTTTGATTAA
- a CDS encoding AmpG family muropeptide MFS transporter has translation MTSNSSSNKSWLTAAAAYTDRRAVTLFFLGFSAGIPILLIFSSLSLWLREAGVDRSTVTMFSWAALAYSFKFVWAPLIDSLPLPLLTKLLGRRRGWLLASQCAIVAAICCMALVNPVNETALIYMAAAAVLLGFSSATQDIVIDAYRIEASADNVAMQSVTAATYNAGYRLGMVVAGAGALFLAAKLGSHEKAYVYEAWQQTYFIMAAVMGVGIFTTLLTREPESSQKITPARPAGENLRLMLLFTVSIAAFVAVFSTIGSVLPSSDGIFTSFLLEAVRLLLSTAAAVAVGTAIVKSGLVPKSLAVATWIEPVADFFRRYGSSALWLLALIGIYRISDIVAGVISNVFYQDMGFSKEEIAAAVKTFGVLMAIGGGFLGGLLSQKFSLMKMMMLGAILAAATNLLFIALAYRGHDVAFMYLAVGFDNLAAGLAGAVFIAFLSALTNIRFTAVQYAIFSSLMTLLPKTLGGYSGAMVDKIGYPGFFMFTALIGLPVLLLVYVVDKKIYRNQSQH, from the coding sequence ATGACTTCAAATTCCTCCTCGAATAAAAGCTGGCTGACTGCCGCGGCTGCCTATACTGACCGCCGTGCAGTAACTTTGTTTTTTCTCGGTTTCTCTGCCGGCATCCCGATTCTGCTGATTTTTTCCAGCCTGTCTCTTTGGCTGAGAGAGGCCGGAGTGGACCGTAGTACGGTAACCATGTTCAGCTGGGCGGCTTTGGCATATTCTTTCAAGTTTGTGTGGGCTCCGCTGATTGATTCTTTACCGCTACCGCTTCTGACCAAATTATTAGGGCGGCGTCGCGGTTGGCTGCTGGCTTCTCAGTGTGCGATTGTCGCAGCGATTTGCTGTATGGCTTTGGTAAACCCTGTCAATGAAACGGCACTAATTTATATGGCTGCTGCTGCCGTATTGCTCGGCTTTTCATCTGCTACCCAAGATATTGTGATTGACGCTTACCGTATCGAAGCCTCGGCAGACAATGTCGCCATGCAGTCGGTAACGGCGGCTACTTATAATGCGGGTTACCGCCTCGGCATGGTTGTCGCCGGCGCAGGAGCTTTATTTTTAGCGGCAAAATTAGGCTCTCACGAAAAAGCTTATGTTTATGAAGCTTGGCAGCAAACTTATTTCATTATGGCAGCCGTGATGGGGGTGGGTATTTTCACTACATTGCTCACACGGGAGCCGGAAAGTTCGCAAAAGATTACACCTGCCCGCCCTGCGGGCGAGAATCTACGCTTGATGCTATTGTTTACCGTATCGATTGCTGCTTTTGTGGCCGTATTTTCTACAATCGGCAGTGTATTACCTTCTTCAGACGGCATTTTCACCAGTTTTTTGCTTGAAGCGGTACGCCTATTATTATCTACGGCTGCGGCAGTAGCGGTGGGAACAGCCATTGTGAAAAGCGGTTTGGTTCCGAAGTCGCTGGCGGTTGCAACTTGGATAGAACCTGTGGCCGACTTTTTCCGCCGCTATGGTTCTTCGGCATTATGGTTGCTGGCCTTAATCGGGATATACCGTATTTCGGATATTGTGGCCGGCGTGATTTCCAATGTGTTTTATCAAGACATGGGATTTAGCAAAGAAGAAATCGCTGCTGCGGTAAAAACATTCGGTGTATTGATGGCTATCGGCGGCGGCTTTTTGGGTGGTTTGCTCTCACAAAAATTTTCATTAATGAAAATGATGATGCTGGGAGCCATATTGGCTGCTGCAACTAATCTGTTGTTTATTGCATTGGCCTATCGCGGACATGATGTCGCCTTTATGTATCTGGCCGTCGGTTTCGATAACTTAGCGGCTGGCTTGGCCGGTGCGGTTTTTATCGCTTTTTTGTCTGCCCTTACCAATATCCGCTTTACCGCCGTGCAATATGCCATTTTCAGCTCTTTAATGACATTACTGCCCAAAACACTAGGCGGATATTCGGGCGCAATGGTTGATAAAATAGGCTATCCGGGCTTTTTTATGTTTACGGCTCTAATCGGTCTGCCGGTATTGCTGTTGGTTTATGTGGTA
- a CDS encoding transferrin-binding protein-like solute binding protein: MTAICAAVLTACGGGGGGSGASGTSLNTELLANAREVRQVMDQIEALPSAEDLTVEHTEALKAVLNNYTNLSNAQKSLVPKASRDKLLELLKAAESLAQNNNVGSNTADTNLDSIEDNNSLPALNLPVPLHTHFIKSDSAQQHNPHMQLRKVDGKPALVDTQIGLIRSLILKPNDRLIVDGAVLSADTAVGYLTPYSAVAKASSAGTTIENISPLYGEEKGYYSVAKSSLDEEIIPIFNKLKAAREILEDEEADLKAKIKAQQEIDKWEPIYTDYMARRQNMAGQVVNILNEINYIKKDVNGLMFDKAVDGVYAIQFENGVQVVIHDPAAAGWTYQTFAHYFDPNNGISHGYQSLGDETAVNEMPISGTATYKGISTAYLVNKEGNHQLTSKVTAVADFAKKGIRFATSDSQIHKAQNGIRVSTPADKYNLTGTAKWGNNENSFKGTVNTADNTLSGTLNGKFYGGASVAEIGGTYGLSGKDQQLIGGYGAKRQ; encoded by the coding sequence ATGACAGCAATTTGTGCAGCCGTATTGACCGCTTGCGGAGGCGGCGGTGGAGGTAGTGGCGCAAGTGGGACATCTTTAAATACAGAGTTGCTTGCAAATGCTCGGGAAGTACGTCAAGTGATGGATCAAATTGAGGCTTTACCGAGTGCTGAGGATCTAACTGTAGAGCATACGGAAGCATTGAAAGCCGTATTAAATAACTATACAAATCTTAGTAATGCTCAAAAGAGCCTGGTTCCTAAGGCCAGTAGAGACAAATTGTTAGAATTGCTTAAAGCGGCAGAATCATTAGCTCAAAATAATAATGTAGGCAGTAATACTGCCGATACTAATTTAGATAGTATTGAAGATAATAATAGTTTGCCAGCTTTGAATTTACCTGTACCGTTGCATACTCACTTTATTAAATCGGATAGTGCTCAGCAACATAACCCTCATATGCAGTTGAGAAAAGTGGATGGCAAGCCTGCGTTGGTCGATACGCAAATTGGTTTAATTCGCAGCCTAATTTTAAAACCAAATGATCGTCTTATTGTAGATGGTGCAGTACTGAGTGCAGATACAGCTGTAGGATATTTAACACCTTATTCTGCCGTTGCAAAAGCAAGTTCTGCAGGGACAACCATCGAAAATATCAGCCCTTTATATGGTGAGGAAAAGGGATATTATTCTGTTGCAAAAAGCTCTTTAGATGAAGAAATCATACCTATTTTTAACAAGTTAAAAGCTGCGCGCGAGATTTTAGAGGATGAGGAAGCTGATCTGAAAGCAAAGATAAAAGCGCAACAAGAGATTGATAAATGGGAACCAATTTATACAGACTATATGGCTCGCCGACAGAATATGGCTGGACAGGTAGTCAATATCCTGAACGAGATCAATTACATTAAAAAGGATGTTAATGGTTTAATGTTTGATAAAGCAGTTGATGGAGTTTATGCCATTCAGTTTGAAAATGGTGTTCAGGTGGTGATTCATGATCCGGCAGCGGCAGGTTGGACTTATCAGACCTTTGCACATTACTTTGATCCGAATAATGGCATTTCTCATGGCTATCAAAGTTTGGGTGATGAAACTGCTGTCAATGAGATGCCTATCAGTGGTACTGCCACCTACAAAGGTATTTCAACGGCTTACTTAGTTAATAAAGAAGGCAATCACCAACTGACTTCTAAGGTAACCGCTGTAGCGGACTTTGCGAAAAAAGGTATTCGCTTTGCAACCAGCGATTCCCAAATTCATAAGGCTCAAAACGGTATACGTGTTTCCACACCTGCAGATAAATATAACTTAACGGGAACTGCCAAATGGGGAAATAATGAAAACTCATTTAAAGGTACGGTCAATACAGCTGACAATACTTTGAGCGGTACATTGAATGGTAAGTTTTACGGAGGTGCTTCTGTTGCGGAGATCGGCGGTACTTACGGTTTGAGCGGTAAGGACCAGCAGCTGATCGGCGGCTATGGTGCCAAGCGTCAATAA
- a CDS encoding sulfite exporter TauE/SafE family protein, translating into MWTIEIILAMLAVGAFAGFIAGLLGIGGGMIIVPVVLWVLQLQGLQGLSHAQHIAVGTSFAVMVFTTFSSVLAQNRKGAVDWHIVRNMAPGMVAGVVLGAILAQFISNRALQIFFVVFTVVIALRTLANVKPKPSRHLPERMGLSGVGALFGLISSWVGIGGGSLSVPFMLYCNVPVHRAVGTSAGLAWPIAVAGALGYLISGWGVAGLPAGSLGFWYLPAVVVLSVATVLFAPLGVKVSHKLPSEKLKLAFGLLLLVIAAQMLWKMWG; encoded by the coding sequence ATGTGGACCATTGAAATTATTTTAGCCATGTTGGCCGTAGGTGCTTTCGCAGGTTTTATTGCAGGCTTGCTGGGTATCGGCGGAGGTATGATTATTGTGCCGGTGGTGTTGTGGGTGTTGCAGCTTCAAGGATTGCAGGGGTTATCGCATGCCCAGCATATTGCCGTTGGTACTTCTTTTGCTGTGATGGTGTTTACGACTTTCTCCAGCGTGTTGGCACAAAACCGTAAAGGGGCAGTAGATTGGCATATTGTGCGTAATATGGCTCCGGGCATGGTGGCGGGGGTGGTATTGGGTGCGATATTAGCTCAGTTTATTTCTAACCGTGCGTTACAAATCTTTTTTGTTGTATTTACCGTGGTGATTGCTTTGCGTACGCTGGCCAATGTAAAACCTAAACCCAGCCGGCATTTGCCTGAGCGTATGGGATTGAGCGGCGTAGGGGCGCTCTTTGGCTTGATATCCAGCTGGGTAGGGATTGGCGGCGGTTCGTTGTCGGTGCCCTTCATGTTGTACTGTAATGTGCCCGTACATCGTGCCGTGGGCACTTCTGCTGGTTTGGCTTGGCCGATTGCCGTAGCCGGTGCATTGGGGTATTTGATTTCCGGATGGGGTGTAGCGGGTTTGCCGGCCGGCAGTTTGGGATTTTGGTATTTGCCTGCAGTAGTAGTTTTAAGTGTGGCCACGGTATTGTTTGCTCCGTTGGGTGTGAAGGTGTCGCATAAGCTGCCGTCTGAAAAGTTGAAATTGGCTTTTGGTCTATTACTTTTGGTTATTGCTGCGCAAATGCTTTGGAAAATGTGGGGCTGA
- a CDS encoding sodium:proton antiporter produces the protein MRLHNALIPMLLMPLFAQAASFDGASLSLIWGLPFALILLSIALFPLLAPHFWHHHFGKVTAFWTILFLIPLIIFYGFGAAVHTIAHALIEEYIPFILLLLALYTISGGILVWGNLHGSPKTNTTILAIGTVLASLMGTTGAAMLLIRPLLKANDNRKHRVHVVVFFIFLVANIGGGLTPLGDPPLFLGFLKGVDFMWTVQHMLPPVFISAAILLLVFYLLDSYLYKKEDEVSDTDPTPDSPLKIFGKWNFLLLLGVVGSVLMSGLWKPDHPGFEILGSTYQLQNLVRDLILLALAGISLAITPKQVRAGNEFNWDPILEVGKLFLGIFITIAPVLAILKAGEAGAFRGLISMVHDADGNPVNTMYFWMSGLLSAFLDNAPTYLVFFNMAGGDAQSLMTGPLFHSLLAISMGSVFMGALSYIGNAPNFMVKSIAEQRKVKMPSFFGYMVWSFGILVPIFILHTFIFFVFQWF, from the coding sequence ATGCGCCTTCACAACGCTCTTATCCCCATGCTGCTCATGCCGCTGTTTGCACAAGCCGCCTCTTTTGACGGCGCCAGCCTAAGCCTGATTTGGGGTCTGCCCTTTGCCCTCATTTTGCTTTCAATCGCCTTATTTCCATTATTGGCGCCACACTTTTGGCATCATCATTTTGGTAAAGTGACGGCCTTTTGGACCATACTCTTTTTGATTCCGCTTATTATTTTTTATGGCTTCGGTGCCGCCGTGCATACCATTGCACATGCATTGATCGAAGAATATATTCCTTTTATCCTGCTTTTATTGGCACTCTACACCATATCGGGCGGTATTTTAGTTTGGGGTAATTTACACGGCAGCCCTAAAACCAACACTACTATTTTGGCTATCGGAACCGTTTTGGCATCATTAATGGGCACTACAGGAGCTGCCATGCTCTTAATCCGTCCGTTACTGAAAGCCAACGATAACCGCAAACACCGTGTACACGTGGTGGTTTTCTTCATTTTCTTAGTTGCCAATATCGGCGGTGGTCTCACTCCTCTGGGTGACCCACCTCTGTTTTTAGGCTTTTTAAAAGGCGTAGACTTTATGTGGACGGTGCAACACATGCTCCCTCCCGTATTTATCAGCGCCGCCATTTTGCTGCTTGTGTTCTACTTGCTAGACAGCTATCTGTATAAAAAAGAAGATGAAGTCAGCGATACGGATCCGACTCCCGACAGCCCGTTGAAAATCTTCGGCAAATGGAATTTCCTACTGCTTTTGGGCGTAGTTGGTTCGGTACTGATGTCAGGCTTGTGGAAGCCCGACCATCCCGGTTTTGAAATTCTCGGCAGCACCTACCAATTGCAAAACCTAGTACGCGACCTGATTTTACTTGCTCTTGCCGGTATTTCCTTAGCAATTACGCCCAAGCAAGTTCGCGCGGGCAATGAGTTCAACTGGGATCCTATTTTAGAAGTAGGTAAACTCTTCCTTGGTATTTTCATCACCATCGCCCCTGTATTGGCAATCCTTAAAGCCGGCGAGGCCGGTGCGTTCCGCGGCTTGATTTCAATGGTACACGATGCAGACGGCAACCCCGTCAACACCATGTATTTCTGGATGAGCGGCCTACTTTCAGCTTTCTTGGACAACGCTCCTACTTATTTAGTGTTTTTCAATATGGCAGGTGGAGATGCCCAGTCACTAATGACCGGCCCGCTGTTCCATTCATTACTGGCTATTTCTATGGGTTCGGTATTTATGGGGGCTCTAAGCTATATCGGTAACGCACCGAACTTTATGGTGAAATCAATTGCCGAACAGCGCAAAGTCAAAATGCCGAGCTTTTTTGGCTATATGGTTTGGTCCTTCGGCATTCTGGTACCCATATTCATTTTGCACACTTTTATTTTCTTTGTTTTCCAATGGTTCTAA
- a CDS encoding DUF1415 domain-containing protein has protein sequence MNADDQTIIRHTLVWLEKAVIGLNLCPFAKAPHAKGRIRISVSHAKHLDGFLEDLDRELQFLAETPAEETETTLLVHPTLFTDFLIFNDMLDLADAAITDNGLEGIIQIAPFHPRFQFEGTSPDDISNYTNRSPYPTLHLIREDSIAKATEAFPNAADIFERNIALLENMGHEGWRKLEIPTCPLHSKQTETT, from the coding sequence ATGAATGCCGACGACCAAACCATAATCCGACATACCTTAGTTTGGCTTGAAAAAGCCGTAATCGGATTAAATCTCTGCCCATTTGCCAAAGCACCCCATGCCAAAGGCCGTATCCGCATCAGCGTAAGCCACGCCAAGCATTTAGACGGTTTTTTAGAAGATCTTGACCGTGAATTACAATTTCTCGCAGAAACTCCAGCTGAAGAAACCGAAACTACCTTACTGGTACACCCAACTTTATTTACCGACTTTTTGATTTTTAATGATATGCTGGATTTGGCCGATGCAGCCATTACCGATAACGGGCTCGAAGGCATCATACAGATCGCACCGTTTCATCCCCGCTTCCAATTCGAAGGGACTTCTCCCGACGATATCAGCAACTATACCAACCGTTCGCCCTATCCTACCCTTCATCTTATTCGCGAAGACAGCATTGCCAAGGCAACCGAAGCTTTTCCCAATGCTGCGGATATTTTCGAACGCAATATCGCCCTTTTAGAAAATATGGGGCATGAAGGATGGCGTAAACTTGAGATTCCCACTTGTCCGTTACATTCCAAACAAACGGAAACCACATGA
- a CDS encoding surface lipoprotein assembly modifier encodes MNKSIFKSVLFLGLTYIVSSGVVIAETIPKANDVGLPQNTPELKLNIPEPQLGKYRHVEAVTKDMPVIEVNEADLVNNPALLERAMQSAVASGNFPGIKVLLPVYRMWPQHNEGLAKFAQAVLAQSEGRANEAVGLYRELVAAEPDAPMLRFRMAQALFEDQQNEAAADQFDRLQAESLPEVVREGIEHYRQALRERDAWQTYAGISVIRESNINQAPQQQYLGKYLEQNQCADAKAEDPNDDCYRGWRFDQPIDALALSYQAGADKKFSLSNGYYFKFTADLSGKDYPSYSRYNDLTMRIGAGIGWADSRNDLGVIPFHERRMYGNDAYSYTNGIRSYWNHWLLSNLQLATVGEMSRLKNQQRERSDSKSHLIGISWMYYPSAKQYWLLGGDHYQERNPEDKSDSFNRYGVRAGLGYEWASGLSGRAQVGYAKRRYQAPSFFSENDRRQDSELAASISIWHRAVYFRGITPRLTFSHQRNNSNDPFYTYQKNRLFVEFNKTF; translated from the coding sequence TTGAATAAGTCAATATTCAAATCGGTATTGTTTTTAGGGCTGACTTATATTGTTAGTAGCGGAGTTGTAATAGCGGAGACTATTCCGAAGGCAAATGATGTGGGGCTTCCCCAGAATACGCCTGAACTCAAACTGAATATACCTGAGCCTCAACTAGGCAAGTATCGCCATGTGGAGGCTGTCACAAAAGATATGCCAGTAATTGAAGTGAATGAGGCAGATTTAGTGAATAATCCTGCTTTACTGGAGCGAGCTATGCAATCTGCCGTTGCATCCGGAAACTTTCCTGGGATTAAGGTGTTATTGCCTGTTTACCGTATGTGGCCGCAGCATAATGAAGGTTTGGCAAAATTTGCCCAAGCCGTATTGGCTCAGTCTGAGGGTAGGGCAAATGAAGCAGTAGGGCTATATCGTGAATTGGTTGCAGCAGAACCTGATGCTCCTATGTTGCGCTTCAGAATGGCACAGGCCTTATTTGAAGATCAGCAAAATGAGGCTGCGGCGGATCAATTTGATCGTTTGCAGGCGGAAAGCCTGCCTGAAGTTGTGCGTGAAGGCATTGAACATTATCGGCAAGCGTTGCGTGAGCGTGATGCTTGGCAGACATATGCCGGTATCAGTGTGATACGTGAAAGTAATATAAATCAGGCTCCGCAACAGCAATATTTAGGTAAATATTTGGAGCAGAATCAATGCGCGGATGCCAAAGCAGAGGATCCGAATGATGATTGTTATCGTGGGTGGCGTTTTGATCAGCCTATTGATGCATTGGCTTTAAGTTATCAGGCGGGTGCAGATAAAAAGTTTTCTTTAAGTAACGGTTACTATTTTAAATTTACTGCAGATTTATCCGGTAAGGATTATCCTTCTTATAGCCGTTATAATGATTTGACAATGCGTATCGGTGCGGGAATAGGCTGGGCAGATAGCCGTAACGATCTGGGTGTGATACCTTTTCATGAGCGGCGTATGTATGGAAATGATGCTTATAGTTACACCAATGGGATCAGAAGCTATTGGAATCATTGGTTGTTATCAAATCTCCAGCTAGCCACGGTAGGAGAGATGAGTCGTTTGAAAAACCAACAACGGGAAAGATCCGATAGTAAGTCACATCTGATAGGAATATCTTGGATGTATTATCCGTCTGCTAAACAATATTGGCTATTAGGCGGAGATCATTATCAGGAGCGTAATCCGGAAGATAAAAGTGATAGTTTTAACCGCTATGGGGTACGAGCCGGTTTAGGATATGAGTGGGCTTCAGGGTTGTCTGGGCGTGCTCAAGTGGGGTATGCAAAACGCCGCTATCAAGCACCAAGTTTCTTTAGTGAAAATGATAGGCGACAAGATTCTGAGTTGGCGGCTTCTATTTCGATATGGCATCGGGCAGTTTACTTTAGAGGTATTACTCCGAGATTGACATTTTCTCATCAGCGCAATAACAGCAACGATCCTTTTTATACTTATCAGAAGAATCGTTTATTTGTTGAATTCAATAAGACTTTTTAG
- a CDS encoding Lrp/AsnC family transcriptional regulator: protein MAQITLDKTDLKILQVLQENGRLTNVELSERVALSPSPCLRRLKQLEDAGIIRQYAALLSPVAVQLGLQAFIRVSIDKASESRDQFASAIQTWPEVLSCFALTGETDYLLHAFFTDMNAFSHFVLETLLSHPGVQDAKSSFVLKEIKNTTALPLGHLNQQD, encoded by the coding sequence ATGGCACAAATCACTTTAGATAAAACCGATCTCAAGATCCTCCAAGTCTTACAGGAAAACGGTCGTCTGACTAATGTCGAACTCTCTGAACGTGTGGCACTCTCTCCCTCCCCCTGCCTACGCCGTCTGAAACAATTGGAAGATGCGGGTATTATCCGTCAATATGCTGCCCTACTTTCTCCGGTTGCCGTACAACTCGGCTTACAGGCTTTTATCCGCGTGTCTATTGATAAAGCCAGCGAGTCGCGCGACCAATTTGCCTCTGCTATACAAACATGGCCCGAGGTACTAAGCTGCTTTGCCCTAACCGGAGAAACCGATTATCTCTTACATGCGTTTTTCACAGATATGAACGCATTCTCTCATTTCGTATTAGAAACACTCTTATCACACCCGGGTGTGCAAGACGCAAAGTCCAGCTTTGTCTTAAAAGAAATCAAAAATACAACTGCTCTGCCCTTGGGGCACTTAAACCAACAAGATTAA
- a CDS encoding YbaN family protein: protein MIRWLFAGCGIIALTLGIIGIFLPILPTTPFVLLAAGCWAKSSPHFHHWLSRHRYFGPIIKNWETRRAIPKKAKYLAFSMMAFSCLLLWVRFPMQWWIAIATMVCISVAFWMWRLPDA from the coding sequence ATGATACGCTGGCTATTTGCGGGCTGCGGCATAATTGCCCTGACTCTGGGCATTATCGGAATTTTTCTACCCATACTACCCACTACTCCTTTTGTTCTCCTTGCTGCCGGCTGTTGGGCGAAGTCTTCCCCTCACTTTCATCATTGGCTAAGCAGACATCGTTACTTCGGCCCTATCATTAAAAATTGGGAAACCCGTCGGGCCATTCCTAAAAAAGCCAAATATTTGGCCTTCAGCATGATGGCTTTTTCATGTTTGCTGCTATGGGTACGATTTCCTATGCAATGGTGGATAGCAATCGCTACAATGGTTTGCATTTCGGTAGCTTTTTGGATGTGGCGATTACCGGACGCTTAG